Below is a window of Candidatus Hydrogenedentota bacterium DNA.
GCGCGGCGCGCCCGGCTTTCCGGTCGCCGTCGCGCAGGATTGCGCCGGGCGGCGGCATGGGGGCGCCGTCGTCGTCCACGAGCAGTGCGACGAGCCGCTGTTTCGGGCTGCCGTAGGCCTTGAGCCGCGCCACGACCTCCTGGCCCAGGTAGCAGCCCTTTTCATAGCTCACCGCGCAATCGGCCAGGGGTGTTTCCGCGATGATGCACTCGCCGTCGATGCCGCCGTTCCAGCGCGGCATGCCGGATTCTAGGATGAGGGTGTCGCGCGCCTCGGGGCCGACCGGCATCAGAAAGAAGTCGTAGCCGGCGTCCTCGATCTTCTGGTAGAGCGATTCCGCCTCGCCGGGCGCGGGGAGGAGGAGGAATCCGTCCTCGCCGGATTCGGTCTGGCGGAACACGAGCACCTCGTGATCGAAGATGCGTATGGGGGCGAAGGCGTGCAACGCGGTCGGAAGATGCCGCGCGGCTTCGAGGGGATCCTCGTGCTGGTTCGCGAGCAGCACGACGGTGCGGGGGCCTTCCAGGAGGATTTGGGGGGTGTCCGCGCCAACCTCCTCGACCGCGACGTCCTCCAGAAAGAGGTGGGACTCCACGCGCGCCATCAGGGCCGGGAACTGCGCCTTCTCGATGATTGCCCAGAACTCGTCTTCCCAGCGGTGCAGCGAGAAAAAGGCCTGCACGCGCCCCTGGCGATCGAGGATCGCCTGCATGTTCCCCTGGCCGGAGCGAAGGCCGACCACATCGTTCGAGGTCTGCGCGTGAAGCCAGGCGCCCGCGTCCTTGCCGGTGAACTGCACGACGGTGTAGTCGTCGCGCATCCAAATGCCGGCGTTCTTGCGGACTGCTTCTATTTCTCGGAGGATGGGCATCGGGGGGAAGTCTGAAGGGTGAAGGGTGAAATGGACGCGGGTTGCAGGGACTTCAGGGACGGCAGCGACAACAGGGACTATAATCATACAGGATTGCGATGGGATTAGCCGACGTAAGCGCATAAGGAGAATTTATCTAATCGTCCCTGGCGCCGCTGAAGCCCCTGCTGTCCCTGAAGCCTCCCGGGCGCTATACCGAGAACGATTCCCCGCAGCCGCAGGTGCTTGTGGCGTTGGGGTTCTGGAAGACGAAGCCTTTTCCCTGCAGGCCGGCGCGGTAGTCGAGCACGATGCCCTTGAGATAGATCGCGGACTTGCGGTCCATGAAGAACTTCACGCCGTCCTGCTCCAGGGTGTTGTCGCCTTCGCGCGGGTTATCGAAATCGAGCACGTACGAAAAGCCGGAACAGCCGCCGCCCTTAACCCCGAGCCGCACGCCTTCCTTGCCGGCGGCCTCGGGCCCGTCCTTCATGGCGCGGAGCGCGGCAATGGCGTCGGGCGTGGCCTTCACCAGCGCCTTGGGCGGTTCCATCGTCGTGTCGGTGGCGGTCATTTCTGTCTCCTGTGGCGCGCAGTGCGCCTCGCGGTGTGGGTTTTCTGGTTTACTCGGCGTCCGCGCCGGATTCGCCCGGGCTGGTGGACGGGGCCGCGGCGGCATGCTCCTGCGGGTCGTGCTCCATGAGGCCCTCAAGGACCTCCAGCAGCACTTCGGCGTCCACGCCATAGCCCATGCACACCTGTTCGATGGTTTCATAGTGGGCGATACCACAGTGCGAGCATCCGCCCAGGTGAAACGCCGCAAAGACCTCGGCAACGCGGGGATGCATCGCCATCGCCTCGGCCACCGGCATATCGAGCCGGAAGTACTTGTCTTTCGCTTCGAGCATGGAGCACCTCATTTCCAGGGGTCGGACGGCGCGCGATATGCCGCGCCATCGCAGGTACAAGCAGCACGGCGCCGAAAAGCTATCCGCTTGTATTATAACGAATTACGCCGGCTCGCGCCAACGTTGCGCCCCCCGACAATCCGCCTGATCAGCCGGCACACTGGCTGTTAACCCCTGTAAACACGTATAATCCCCGAAACATTCCTTCCGCAGAGATCGCCGCCGTGGATTACGTCAAACTTGCCCACATACAGGACTTCGCACATACGCGCATCCGATCGTACCGGCTGCTGGCGCGCCCGGTGGGCATTATCAAGCTGCCCGACGGCTCGTTCATCGCCACGGAGGTGGGCTGCAAGCACGAAAACGCCGATCTCACCCAGGGCCGGATGGAGGGGGATGTCGTGACCTGCCCCTGGCACGGCTGGAAGTACAACCTGGTGACCGGCGAATGCCTCCGCGGCAGCAGCGCGTGCCTCCGGCGCCACGGGATCCGGATTGAGGGGGACGATATCTACGTTTCGCTCCGTCCGCTGGATGCGGAGCCGATTCCGGAGGACTGGGGGCCCCCGTTGCGGTAGGGCGGGGCGCTACCCGAAGAAGGTGAGGAACAGCAGCAGTTCCACCTCGATGATCAGGTGCACAACCAGCGCTAGCAGCCAGTTTCGCCGCCGCAGGCACCACCACGTCAGCACGAGGGAAAGCGCGAACATCCCCGCCGCCTCCAGCCAGGCTTTCTGCAGGTGGTAGAGCGTCTCGGCCAGGGGAACCAGCAGCCACCCCCATTGGGACCCGCGCCATCCCGGCAGCCCGCCGTCCAGCGGCTCCCGCTGCACCGCTCGCAGGAGGGCGTAGCGGTGGAGAAACTCCCAGCCGACGACCCACGAAAGGGTCCAGACCAGTTGGATGGCGAAAAAATGCAGGCGGACCGCCAGGGGCAGGTCGGATCGGGGTGGGTAGAACTCGCGCAGGGCCGGCACGAGGGGAATGAGGAACATGGCCGCCATGCCGGCGGCGGCGATCGCGGCGAGAAAGACGAGATCGGGGCGTTTCCAGGGCCCCCGGAGGAGATAGGCCCAGTCCATGCGCGGCAGGCAGGCGCAAACGGGGATCAAAAGCCAGAATATAAACTTAAACAGATCAAAACGCGCAAAAAAACCGCTTTGAGTCGCCGGGAGGATGTTGCCCAGATGCCAGGAGAACATGCCCCAGTTCAGCGGCCACGCAGTTCGGGTCGCGGCGAGGGTGTCGACGGTGAGTACGACGGCGACATACAGCAGCACCACCAGGGTCCGCCCGGGCGCTATCGTCGCGCCCCCGGTATCTGTATGTGTTGGTTTGGCGCTACTTGGCAATCTTCTTGCCTTCCGCCGTGTCCGGGAAGGGGCAGAGGTCCCGGAGGGCGCATTGTGAGCATTTCGGGGCCCGCGCCGTGCATACCGCCCGTCCGTGGAACACCATGAAGTGGGAAAACAGCGTCCAGTGCTCAGGCGGCCAAACCTTCATGAGGTCCTTTTCGATCTTGACGGCGTCCTGGTTCTTGGTGAAGCCGAGCCGGTTCGTGAGGCGCGTGCAGTGGGTATCCACGATGACCCCCTGATGTCCGAAGCACTCCCCGAGCACCACATTGGCGGTCTTTCGGCCCACCCCCGCCAGCTGGACGAGTTCCTCCATGGTCTGGGGCACCTCGCCGCCGAATTGTTCCACGAGGCTCTTGCAGGTGGCCATGATGTTCTTCGCCTTCTGCCGGTAGAAGCCGCAGGAGTGGATCATACGCTCGATATCCTTGATATCGGCGTCGAGGAAGGCCTGGGGCGTGGGGTATTTGGGGAAAAGATCCTGGCAGACGATGTTCACGCGGGCATCCGTGCACTGGGCCGCGAGCGCGGTCATTATGAGGAGCTGGAAGGGGCTGTGGTAATCCAGGGTGCAGCGGATGTCGGGGTAAAGATCGACGAGCCGGGCGTAGACCTCCCGGGCGCGCGCCTGCTGCGCTGCTTTCGACCGGCTTACTTTCGCCACGCGAGCAATTCCTCGGCCGTCCAGCAGTTGATACAGTGTTCCTTCTCCAGCCAGCCTTTGCGCGCGATGCCGACGCCGTAGCGGACGAAGTCCAGCCCCGCGACGCTGTGGGCATCCGGGCCGATGGAGAAAAGCACGCCTTTGTCACGCCCATGGCGGATGTGGCGCCAGTCGATGTCGAGGCGTTTGCAGTTCGCGTTGATCTCAACCGCCACTTTGTTGGCCACGCAGGCGTCGAAGACCTTCTCGTAATCGAGCGGAAAGCCCTTGCGCGACAGGAGCAGACGGCCGGAGGGGTGGCCGAGGATCGCGGTGTAGGGATTCTCGATGGCCGCGATGACGCGTTTGGTGGCCTCTTCCTCGTCCATGTCGAGCTTGTTGTGCACCGACGCGATCACCAGGTCAAAAGTAGCCAGCACGTCCTCGTCGTAATCGAGCGAGCCATCGATGCGGATGTCCGACTCAATCCCCGAGAGCACGCGAAAGCCCTTGAGTTTATTGTTGAGTGCGGCGATTTCCGCCTGCTGTTTTTTCACGCGATCCGGCTTCAGGCCGCCGGCGTAGCCCGCGGACTGGCTGTGATCGGTGATGAGCATGTATTCATAGCCACGCTCCCGGGTGGCCTCCACCATTTCGTCGAGGGTGTTCTTGCCGTCGCTGTAGGTGGTGTGGCAGTGGATGAGCCCCCTGAGGTCCTTTTCCTCCAGCAGGCGGGGCGTCTTCTTCGGCTCGAATTCGCCGCGATCCTCGCGTAATTCCGGCGGGATGAAGGGGAGGTCGAGCGTCTTGTAGATTTCCTTCTCGGATTTGCACTGGACCAGCGCGTCATCGCTCGTGAACAGGCCGTACTCGTTCAGCTTGAGATCGCGCTCTTTTGCGCGCTGGCGCAGGACGACGTTGTGCTCCTTGCTGCCGGTGAAGTGGAGCAGGGTGTAGGGGAATTCCGCCGCATCCACCACGCGCAGATCCGCGCCGATGCCGGTTTCGAAGCGCACGGAGGATTTCGTCTCGCCATGGCCGACGACCTGCTTCACTCCAGGCGCCTCCACAAACGCCCGCATAAGCGCGGCGGGGTCCTTTGCGACCGCCACCAGGTCGATGTCCTTAATCACTTCCTTGCGCCGCCGCAGGCTCCCGGTCACGGCGATTTCCGCCACCAGACCGGAGTCCTTCAGGAACGCCACGAGCGCCTCGGCCTGGGCCTCGGCCTTATCGAAATGGAAGGAGCCGGTGTGTGCGCGCGCGAATTCGATGCCCTCCAGGATTTTCGCCTGCATCTTCGCGCCGATGCCCTTGAGGGGCTTGAGTTCATCGTTCCGGCAGGCGGCCTCCAGCTTGTCGAGCGAATCGATGCCCAGCGCTTGGTAGACCTGCTTGATGCGCTTCGGCCCGAGCCCGGGAATGGCGAAGAGCTCGTAGATGCTCTCCGGAAACTCGGCGCGCAGGCTCTTCAAATCCGCGCTCTCGCCGGTTTCCACGAGCTCGGTGATGATCGCGGCAAGCCCCTCGCCAATGCCCTTGATTTCGCGCAGGCGTCCTTCCGCCACGATGGTGGCCAGGTCCTCTTGCAGGCCCTCCAGCGTTCGGGCGCCGTTGGTGTAGGAGCGGACGCGAAACGGGTTCTCGCCCTTGAGCTCCATGAGCATGGCGATTTCGTCGAGGGCCGACGCCACCGCTTTCTTATCCATGGGTGACTCCCACATAGCGGCCCGCATACAACCCGAGGAAAATCAGGCCGATGCCGAGCGCGTTCTGGCCGATAACGTAGACCGCGGCGAGGCCGACCTGGCCCTCCCGCAGCAATGCGCCAGCGTCCACGGCGAAAGTGGAAAAGGTGGTGAAGGAGCCCATGAACCCCACGAGGACCGCCAGTTTCGTGTGATCCGCGAAGGGAATGCGGTGCTCCGCCACGGACACGAAGATGCCGAAGAGCAGGCACCCGATCATATTCACGAGGAAGGTGGCCCACGGAAAGCCCTGCCAGCCCAGGTGGCGGACGAGGCCGTAGACGCCGTAGCGGGCGAGCGCGCCCAAGGCGCCCGACAGGGCGACGACGAGGATATTGAAGGAGAGACTGCTGTTCACGGGGGACTTTCCAGGGAGGATCCAGCAGCCACAAGTCTAGGGCGTCGGGACAAAAAAATGCAAACCACCCCGTCCACTCTGTCCACCCCGTCCACCCCGTCCACCCCGTCCACTCCGTCCACCCCGTCCACTCTGTCCACCCCGTCCACTCTGTCCACTCTGTCCACCCCGTCCAGGCTGTCAACGCTCCACGCCCAACTGCTACAATGCCGCGCAAACCCCGATTCAGGAGAAACCCCGTGCAATTCCGTACCCGCGCCATCCACGCCGGCCAGGGCCCCGACCCGCTCCACGGCGCCGTGATGACCCCGGTCTATCAGACCTCCACCTTCGCCTTCAACGCCCCCGACGACGCCGGCGAATTCGACTATTCGCGCTCCGGCAACCCGACGCGCAAGGCGCTGGAGGAATGCCTGGCGTCGCTGGAAAACGGGACGCGAGGCTTCGCGTTCGCCACGGGCATGGCGGCGGAGACGACGCTGCTCATGCTGCTGGAGGCGGGGGACCACCTGATCGCGAGCAACGAGTGCTACGGCGGCACCTACCGGGTGCTCATGAGCGTGATGAAGAACAAGGGCATCGAGATCGATCTGATCAACCTCAATGATCTGCCCGCCGTGCGCCACGCGATTAAGCCGAACACGAAGATGATCTGGATCGAATCGCCCACAAACCCGCTGATGACCGTGGTGGACCTGGAGGCGCTGGGGAAGATCGGGCAGGCGAACAATATCCTCACCGTGGTGGACAACACGTTTCTGTCGCCCTACCTGCAGAACCCCCTCGACCTCGGCATCGACATCGTGGTGCATTCGACGACCAAGTACATCAACGGCCACTCCGACGTGGTTGGCGGCGGCGTGGTGGTGAAAGATGCCGCGCTCGGCGAGCGCATCTACTTCCTGCAGAACGCCATCGGCGCGGTGCAGGGGCCCTGGGACTGCTTTCTCGTGCTGCGCGGCATCAAGACGCTCGCCCTGCGCATGGAAGCGCACGTGAAGAACGCGCAGGCCCTCGCGGAATACCTCGAGGCGCACCCGAAGATCGAAAAAGTGCTCTATCCCGGACTGCCGAGCCACCCGCAGTATGAATTAAACAAGAAACAGGCGCGCGGCGCGGGGGGGACTTTTTCGTTCTACGTGAAGGGCGGCGTGGACGAGGCCTACGCCCTCCTCGGCAAGCTGGAGCTCTTCTCGCAGGCTGTGTCCCTCGGCGGCGTTGAATCGCTGATCGAATACCCCTGGACCATGACCCACGGGACGATCCCCGAGCAGGCGCGCAGGGACATGGGCATCGCCGCGAACCTCGTGCGCGTGTCCGTGGGCCTGGAGGACATTGACGACCTGATCGCCGATTTCGCGCGGGCGCTGGGATAGGCGGGTACGCACGGTCAGAGTCCTTGTTGGGCGCTTCCTGTTGATTGACTCGCGCGCGGCCACGTGTCAGTATGTCGCCAATACGTCTATCGAAGGAGCCGCAGCATGCGTGCAATTGGACTACCCGCCCTGATTCTTCTTGCAATCGTTGTGCATCCGCCGCCCGCGATGGCGGAGGCGGCCGGCTGGCGGGAGGCATACTTCTCGGGCGCGCCGCTGCGCATCGGCAACAAGCCCCAGTTCCTGGTGGACGATTTCCTGGTTGAGGACCGGTATGCGCTGGATCGCGTGGTCGGCCCGGTGGAGAAGTACGCCGGGAATCCACTCCGCATCGGGGAAACGATGCCCTGGGAGGAGGCGTCGCTGAACTTCTCCGGGGCCAACCTCCGCCACGTTGTCTATGATCCCGAGGAGGCGGTGTTTAAGGGCTGGTACGTCACCTACCGCATTGAGCCGGACCGGAACGGATCCGGGACGAACTACAACTATGACACCCTCTACGCGGAGAGCCGGGACGGGATCACGTGGGAAAAGCCCGCGCTGGACCTGTTCCCCTTCGACGGCCGCCCCACCAACACCGTGCTGCACGCCGATCGGGAAACGGCCCTGCTGGAGGAAGTGATTCTCGATCCCGCCGCCGCGGATCCGTCCCGGCGGTATACCGCGCTTGTGAAGACGGTTCCGCCGGGAGAGTCGATCCGCTGCATCGTGCGGATGCACTCCCCGGATGGCAAGCGCTGGACCCTGGACGAGGATCCCGTCCTCTTCCGCGGGGCCTCGGACGGCTCGTATTCGCTGGTCCGGGATGGCGCGCGGGATCGCTGGCTGCTTTTCCGGCGCCCGCCGGCGCGCGCGCTGGAGAATCGCGACGATCCGTTCTACGGCCACCGCAACAACAAGCGGCGCTTTTCCGTGTCGTCCAGCGAAGACGGCCACACGTGGACTTACCCGCGCGCGATCCCTATCCTGGACGAGGTGGACGACGCGCGCCTCGAGCAGGTAGGCAACCGGATGGACATCGACTGGGCCACGGCCTTCGCGCGGCACGGCATGTTCTTCGGGTTCCTGAGCCTGATGGACAACCTGAAGATTGCGGCGCCCGTGCACAACCAACTGATGTGGAGCCGCGACGGGTTTCGCTGGGAGCGGCTGCCCGCGCGCCCCGCGTTCATTCCCAACGGGCCACGGGGCGACTGGGACGCGCAGTCGATCCACGCCGGATCGATCATACCGCACGGGGATCGCTTTCACCTCTACTACAGCGGCAGCAACACCACACAGTCGTTCCACGGCCGCGAGGGCGAGACGAACATTCCGCGTTTCACCGGGACGGGACTGGCGTTTATCGGGCGCGATCGGTTCGCCGGGCTGGCGGCGGGCCCGGAGGGCGGCTACCTGCTGACCCGGCAGATCCTCCTGGAAGGGGACCGCTTGCACGTGAACATCCGCCCGCACGAGGGCAATCCGCCGCCAGGCCAGGAGAGCCGCATCATCGCGGAGATTCTCCGGCCGGCGGAGGAGCACTACGGCGCGTCGCCGTACCCCGGGTTCGGATTCCACGACTGCGACGTGGAACCGCTGGGCGATTTCTACGAGCACGCCATCACCTGGAACGGTTCCGGCGATCTCTCCACTCTCCAGGGCAAGCCGGTTTACATCCGCTTCAACATCAAGAACGCCACCCTGTATACCTTCACCATCGTGAATACGCCCGGCGCCTGATGCACCAGCGAAGCAAGTCGCGGCGCGATATTGACTCCCCACGCCGCCCGTGGCACCATAATCTTTACGGCAGCCCTTCGCCGCGGAGTACTACTATGATTCAAGCCCAAGAATCCTATACCCTGGTCGAGTTCACCCAACACGCCATGGACCACATCGCCCGGCTCAAGTCCAGCGGCCAGCCCGAAGTTTTGACGGTGGACGGCAAAGCTGAGGTGGTCGTACAGGATGCCGCAGCCTACCAGGCCCTTCTGGATCGGCTGGATTCCATCGAGGCCATCGCGTCGGTAAAGGCGTCCATGGCCGAATTCGAGCGCGGCGAAGGAATACCGTTTCAAGAGGGCATCGCCGCCCTTCGAGAAAAGCATGGAATTCCGAGTCTCGATTAGTCCTACAGCACTCGCGGACATCGAGGCATTATTGCTCGGTAAAGCCGAACGCTCTCTGGAATTCGCCGCTATCTGGTTGCTTGATTTGGAAGTTGCTACAAAGGCGCTCTCAGAGCTACCGTTGCGATGCGGCCTTGCATACGAGGCACGCGCGTTTAACATACAGGTCCGCCAATTTATCTACGGGAAGGGACGCGATACGTATCGAGTGCTCTTTACCGTCGAGGGAGATGAGGTTCGAGTTCATCACGTACGCCATACGCGCCAGAAACCGCTCGAAAAAGACGACTTCCCCAGAAAGTAGATCAAGGTACCCCATGGCCACACTCGAACGCGCGCTCGTTATCGCCGCAGAGGCACACGCGGGCATGACCGACAAGGGCGGCGCACCCTATATCCTCCACCCGCTGCGGCTCATGCACCAGATGACTACGGCCGACGAACGGATTGTCGCCCTGCTCCACGATGTGGTGGAAGACTCCCCCTGGACGCTTGAGGCCCTCCGCGCGGAAGGCTTCTCCGAGAACGTCGTGGCGGCGGTGGACGGCCTCACCCGCCGCGAAGGCGAGCCCTACGAAGACTTCATCGCGCGCGGCGCGGCCAACCCGCTCGCGCGGCGGGTCAAGCTGGCGGACATTGAAGACAACCTGGACCTGCGCCGATTGGGGGAGCTGGAGGAGAAGGACCTGGCGCGCCTGCAACGCTACCAGCGCGCGCGGCGGGTGATCCTGGCGGCAATCGCCGGCGAATAACGCGCCTACCTCCCGTTACCGCGGTCCACACCACAACGCAAACATCAACACGGCAAACAGCGCGTGTCCATGGTCACGCCGGCGTGCCGCATGCTCCCGCCACACCGCCTCGACCGCCGCCACGTCCAGATAGTCCCGCGCAACGCTGTCCCCGCGGCCGAGCTCGTCAAAGAGCAAGTCCCGCATCTTCGGCTGCCGCATCCAGGCCTCCAGGGGGATGTTGAATCCGGCTTTGGGGCGTTCGAGGAGGGCGTCGGGGTAGAAGCCGCGGAGGGACTCGCGCAGGATGTGCTTGCGCACCTTGCCGCGGTGAAGTTTCGCGTCGGCGGGCAGGTTGGCGCAGAAGGCGACGAGATCCGTATCGAGAAAGGGCACCCGCACTTCCAGCCCGTGCGCCATGCTCATGCGATCGACCTTCACGAGCATGTCGTTGGGCAGGTGAAAGTGCAGATCCGCGTGGAGCCGCGCCCCGAGCCGGCCAAAGTTCGCGGGGACCTCGTCCATGAGCGACGCGTAGCGCGCCACCGGGTCGAAGGCGGCGCACCGCGCGCGGAAGTCCGCCGTATAGATCCGGCCCTTCACGCGCTCCCCGCAGGCGAGCCGCCAGGAGGCATGATCGCGGTTCGGCCCCGCCTCGGCGCCGTCGACGAAGCGCGTGGCGACCTGGTGCAGGTTGTATTTTCGGTCGGCCACGGGGATGCGGTGGGACAGCGGCGCGATCAGGCCGCGCCGCACGGGGCCGGGGATCATCCGGTAATACCGTGCCCATTCGCTCGCGCGGTAGGTCTCGTAGCCCGCCAGGAGTTCGTCCGCGCCGTCGCCCGCGAGCACCACCTTCACGTGCCGCGCGGTCATGCGCGAAAGCAGGTATACCGGCAACATCGAAGAGTCCGCGGTGGGCTCGTCCATATGCCGGGCGATTTCCGGCAGCAGCGCGACGCTGTCGATATCCAGGACTTCCTCGATCAGATCCACGCCCGCCGCGTCCGCCGCGATCCGCGCCTGGGGCCGCTCATCGTAGGCGCGCTCCGCAAAGCCCGCGCTGAAGGCCTGGAGGCGGGCGCCGCCCGAGCGCGCAACCGAGGCCGCCACGGTGCTGGAATCCAGCCCGCCGGAAAGAAACAGCCCCACGGGCACATCGCTCACGAGCTGGCGGGTCACGGCGCGGTCGAGCAGCGCGCGGAACTCCTCCAATTGCTCGCCGAAGGGGCGTGAATCCGGGGTATCGCGGTAGGGGATTTCCCAGTAGCGCGTCTCTACGCAGCCCTTCGCGTCCACCACGGCGTAATGGCCGGGGGG
It encodes the following:
- a CDS encoding tetratricopeptide repeat protein: MPILREIEAVRKNAGIWMRDDYTVVQFTGKDAGAWLHAQTSNDVVGLRSGQGNMQAILDRQGRVQAFFSLHRWEDEFWAIIEKAQFPALMARVESHLFLEDVAVEEVGADTPQILLEGPRTVVLLANQHEDPLEAARHLPTALHAFAPIRIFDHEVLVFRQTESGEDGFLLLPAPGEAESLYQKIEDAGYDFFLMPVGPEARDTLILESGMPRWNGGIDGECIIAETPLADCAVSYEKGCYLGQEVVARLKAYGSPKQRLVALLVDDDGAPMPPPGAILRDGDRKAGRAARGGFSPTLNAWLLHAYLDRDHRTSGARYTLQPEGGDAPIRGVLAHLPAWQPPSRRENAQRYYDEALGHFEADARDEDDTAIQILMEVLLLAPDFEDAYEALGVILHRHHRVEEAIRFMKKLAELNPNCVMAHTNLSVFYMTQGRIQEAEDEKAIAHQLEFKQQLDARQAEKAAQAERARIQAEAEQRIGMFLEVLEIDPEDPVATMGLGQAYIQLDRHADAIPHLETATRVQKDFSAAYLNLGKCHEVLGNTEAAREAYKTGIEVAGRKGDLMPMREMERRLKQLG
- a CDS encoding iron-sulfur cluster assembly accessory protein, with translation MEPPKALVKATPDAIAALRAMKDGPEAAGKEGVRLGVKGGGCSGFSYVLDFDNPREGDNTLEQDGVKFFMDRKSAIYLKGIVLDYRAGLQGKGFVFQNPNATSTCGCGESFSV
- a CDS encoding DUF1858 domain-containing protein gives rise to the protein MLEAKDKYFRLDMPVAEAMAMHPRVAEVFAAFHLGGCSHCGIAHYETIEQVCMGYGVDAEVLLEVLEGLMEHDPQEHAAAAPSTSPGESGADAE
- a CDS encoding Rieske 2Fe-2S domain-containing protein; translated protein: MDYVKLAHIQDFAHTRIRSYRLLARPVGIIKLPDGSFIATEVGCKHENADLTQGRMEGDVVTCPWHGWKYNLVTGECLRGSSACLRRHGIRIEGDDIYVSLRPLDAEPIPEDWGPPLR
- a CDS encoding CPBP family intramembrane metalloprotease, coding for MPSSAKPTHTDTGGATIAPGRTLVVLLYVAVVLTVDTLAATRTAWPLNWGMFSWHLGNILPATQSGFFARFDLFKFIFWLLIPVCACLPRMDWAYLLRGPWKRPDLVFLAAIAAAGMAAMFLIPLVPALREFYPPRSDLPLAVRLHFFAIQLVWTLSWVVGWEFLHRYALLRAVQREPLDGGLPGWRGSQWGWLLVPLAETLYHLQKAWLEAAGMFALSLVLTWWCLRRRNWLLALVVHLIIEVELLLFLTFFG
- the nth gene encoding endonuclease III, encoding MAKVSRSKAAQQARAREVYARLVDLYPDIRCTLDYHSPFQLLIMTALAAQCTDARVNIVCQDLFPKYPTPQAFLDADIKDIERMIHSCGFYRQKAKNIMATCKSLVEQFGGEVPQTMEELVQLAGVGRKTANVVLGECFGHQGVIVDTHCTRLTNRLGFTKNQDAVKIEKDLMKVWPPEHWTLFSHFMVFHGRAVCTARAPKCSQCALRDLCPFPDTAEGKKIAK
- the polX gene encoding DNA polymerase/3'-5' exonuclease PolX, which codes for MDKKAVASALDEIAMLMELKGENPFRVRSYTNGARTLEGLQEDLATIVAEGRLREIKGIGEGLAAIITELVETGESADLKSLRAEFPESIYELFAIPGLGPKRIKQVYQALGIDSLDKLEAACRNDELKPLKGIGAKMQAKILEGIEFARAHTGSFHFDKAEAQAEALVAFLKDSGLVAEIAVTGSLRRRKEVIKDIDLVAVAKDPAALMRAFVEAPGVKQVVGHGETKSSVRFETGIGADLRVVDAAEFPYTLLHFTGSKEHNVVLRQRAKERDLKLNEYGLFTSDDALVQCKSEKEIYKTLDLPFIPPELREDRGEFEPKKTPRLLEEKDLRGLIHCHTTYSDGKNTLDEMVEATRERGYEYMLITDHSQSAGYAGGLKPDRVKKQQAEIAALNNKLKGFRVLSGIESDIRIDGSLDYDEDVLATFDLVIASVHNKLDMDEEEATKRVIAAIENPYTAILGHPSGRLLLSRKGFPLDYEKVFDACVANKVAVEINANCKRLDIDWRHIRHGRDKGVLFSIGPDAHSVAGLDFVRYGVGIARKGWLEKEHCINCWTAEELLAWRK
- the crcB gene encoding fluoride efflux transporter CrcB produces the protein MNSSLSFNILVVALSGALGALARYGVYGLVRHLGWQGFPWATFLVNMIGCLLFGIFVSVAEHRIPFADHTKLAVLVGFMGSFTTFSTFAVDAGALLREGQVGLAAVYVIGQNALGIGLIFLGLYAGRYVGVTHG
- a CDS encoding PLP-dependent transferase; the encoded protein is MPRKPRFRRNPVQFRTRAIHAGQGPDPLHGAVMTPVYQTSTFAFNAPDDAGEFDYSRSGNPTRKALEECLASLENGTRGFAFATGMAAETTLLMLLEAGDHLIASNECYGGTYRVLMSVMKNKGIEIDLINLNDLPAVRHAIKPNTKMIWIESPTNPLMTVVDLEALGKIGQANNILTVVDNTFLSPYLQNPLDLGIDIVVHSTTKYINGHSDVVGGGVVVKDAALGERIYFLQNAIGAVQGPWDCFLVLRGIKTLALRMEAHVKNAQALAEYLEAHPKIEKVLYPGLPSHPQYELNKKQARGAGGTFSFYVKGGVDEAYALLGKLELFSQAVSLGGVESLIEYPWTMTHGTIPEQARRDMGIAANLVRVSVGLEDIDDLIADFARALG
- a CDS encoding type II toxin-antitoxin system Phd/YefM family antitoxin is translated as MIQAQESYTLVEFTQHAMDHIARLKSSGQPEVLTVDGKAEVVVQDAAAYQALLDRLDSIEAIASVKASMAEFERGEGIPFQEGIAALREKHGIPSLD
- a CDS encoding type II toxin-antitoxin system RelE/ParE family toxin, yielding MEFRVSISPTALADIEALLLGKAERSLEFAAIWLLDLEVATKALSELPLRCGLAYEARAFNIQVRQFIYGKGRDTYRVLFTVEGDEVRVHHVRHTRQKPLEKDDFPRK
- a CDS encoding HD domain-containing protein encodes the protein MATLERALVIAAEAHAGMTDKGGAPYILHPLRLMHQMTTADERIVALLHDVVEDSPWTLEALRAEGFSENVVAAVDGLTRREGEPYEDFIARGAANPLARRVKLADIEDNLDLRRLGELEEKDLARLQRYQRARRVILAAIAGE
- the asnB gene encoding asparagine synthase (glutamine-hydrolyzing), which produces MCGIAGLFEYAGGRASPELVEAMAASLAHRGPDAGGTWVEGPIGLGHRRLSILDPTEASNQPLRADRDRAVLTYNGEIYNYRELRAALEAKGHRFTTRGDTEVVARAWMEWGADCLARFSGIFAFALWDAAEQQLFLARDPLGVKPLFYADDGRRFHFASEIKAILRDPRVDRTPSDEGLDAFFTFSYSAAPLTGWRAVRQIPPGHYAVVDAKGCVETRYWEIPYRDTPDSRPFGEQLEEFRALLDRAVTRQLVSDVPVGLFLSGGLDSSTVAASVARSGGARLQAFSAGFAERAYDERPQARIAADAAGVDLIEEVLDIDSVALLPEIARHMDEPTADSSMLPVYLLSRMTARHVKVVLAGDGADELLAGYETYRASEWARYYRMIPGPVRRGLIAPLSHRIPVADRKYNLHQVATRFVDGAEAGPNRDHASWRLACGERVKGRIYTADFRARCAAFDPVARYASLMDEVPANFGRLGARLHADLHFHLPNDMLVKVDRMSMAHGLEVRVPFLDTDLVAFCANLPADAKLHRGKVRKHILRESLRGFYPDALLERPKAGFNIPLEAWMRQPKMRDLLFDELGRGDSVARDYLDVAAVEAVWREHAARRRDHGHALFAVLMFALWCGPR